In Rubrivirga marina, the following are encoded in one genomic region:
- the galB gene encoding beta-galactosidase GalB — protein MRQSLLLLATVLAACSSGPSVQAPAATASPSAGRERVSINDGWRFTMGDPVDAEGRLLYDVRPDDSEAQDDRPADAEPEAAVDVEAQQRVLKPWVLPTANDFLDDPAERHERPPGHPGADVSYVQRAFDDSGWERVDLPHDWAIEGPWLEEGPYGGMGRLPSWGVGWYRKAIDLAAEDAGRQIFLDVDGAMSYATVWLNEQLVGGWPFGYASWRVDLTPYVAFGGENQLVIRLDNPPNSSRWYPGGGLYRNVWLVKTNPVHVAQWGTAVATPDVSEDAATVELAVTVDNDGDADASVEVVTEVVRLDAQGDRVGPAVARFDPLTATVEAGGSATVEGAAVVESPRLWGPPPTQTPTLYVAVTTVSRDGVPVDEVETTFGIRSLEFDPDRGVVVNGEHVYLRGANQHHDLGALGAAFNVRAAERQLEILREMGTNAIRMAHNPPAPELLELTDRMGFLVVDETFDVWERRKTPLDFHLIFPDWGEPDTRALVRRDRNHPSVILWSIGNEVGEQYTEEAGADVGRRLSAIVHEEDPQGRPTTASMNFAKPDMAFPTATDLINLNYQGEGIRDAPAYSHLQGITTSPLYPAFHAAYPDKVIVSSENAAAVSSRGTYVFPVAPGISAPVSDSTGGDPVRHYVSAYELYTAPFGSSADKVFRSLDQHPYVGGGFVWSGFDYLGEPTPYYDARSSYFGVIDLAGFPKDRFYLYQSEWRPDHPMAHILPHWTWPGRVGEVTPVHVFTSGDEAELFLNGASLGRKRKGEYEYRLRWDDVVYEPGTLEVVAYKGGHVWARDRVETAGAPARLDAEADRAVIAADGRDLSFLTVRVLDAEGRVVPEASNRVRFEVDGPGEVVATDNGDPTSFEPFQSASRQAFNGLALGIVRLAPGATAPLTVTISSDGLAPATVEIHPSDR, from the coding sequence ATGCGACAGTCTCTCCTCCTCCTCGCCACCGTGCTCGCCGCGTGCAGTTCGGGGCCGTCCGTTCAAGCCCCAGCCGCCACGGCGAGTCCGAGCGCCGGCCGCGAGCGCGTGTCGATCAACGACGGCTGGCGGTTCACGATGGGCGACCCGGTCGACGCGGAGGGACGCCTGCTCTACGACGTCCGCCCCGACGACTCGGAGGCCCAGGACGACCGGCCGGCCGACGCCGAGCCCGAAGCGGCCGTCGACGTCGAGGCCCAGCAACGAGTCCTCAAGCCGTGGGTCCTCCCGACGGCCAACGATTTCCTCGACGATCCGGCGGAGCGGCACGAGCGCCCGCCGGGCCACCCTGGCGCCGACGTGTCGTACGTCCAGCGTGCCTTCGACGACTCCGGCTGGGAGCGCGTCGACCTCCCGCACGACTGGGCCATCGAGGGCCCGTGGTTGGAGGAGGGCCCGTACGGTGGGATGGGCCGCCTGCCGAGCTGGGGCGTCGGCTGGTACCGAAAGGCGATCGACCTCGCGGCAGAGGACGCCGGCCGGCAGATCTTCCTCGACGTCGACGGCGCGATGTCGTACGCGACCGTCTGGCTCAACGAGCAGCTAGTCGGCGGCTGGCCGTTCGGCTACGCCTCATGGCGCGTGGACCTGACGCCGTACGTGGCGTTCGGCGGCGAGAACCAGCTCGTCATCCGGCTCGACAACCCGCCGAACTCGTCGCGGTGGTACCCCGGCGGCGGCCTGTACCGGAACGTGTGGCTGGTCAAGACGAACCCCGTCCACGTCGCCCAGTGGGGCACGGCCGTCGCGACGCCGGACGTGTCCGAGGACGCGGCGACGGTCGAGCTGGCGGTGACCGTCGACAACGACGGCGACGCGGACGCGAGCGTGGAGGTCGTGACCGAGGTGGTCCGCCTCGACGCCCAGGGCGACCGGGTCGGCCCGGCCGTCGCGCGGTTCGACCCGCTGACGGCGACGGTCGAGGCGGGCGGGAGCGCCACGGTCGAGGGCGCGGCCGTGGTCGAGAGCCCGCGCCTCTGGGGCCCGCCGCCGACGCAAACGCCGACCCTCTACGTCGCCGTGACGACCGTCTCCCGCGACGGCGTGCCCGTCGACGAGGTCGAGACGACGTTCGGCATCCGTAGCCTCGAGTTCGACCCGGACCGGGGCGTGGTGGTCAACGGCGAGCACGTCTACCTGAGGGGCGCGAACCAGCACCACGACCTCGGCGCGCTCGGGGCGGCATTCAACGTGCGCGCGGCGGAGCGCCAGCTCGAGATCCTCCGCGAGATGGGGACGAACGCCATCCGAATGGCCCACAACCCGCCGGCGCCGGAACTCCTCGAACTGACCGACCGGATGGGCTTCCTCGTGGTCGACGAGACGTTCGACGTGTGGGAGCGCCGGAAGACGCCGCTCGACTTCCACCTCATCTTCCCCGACTGGGGCGAGCCCGACACCCGCGCGCTGGTCCGCCGCGACCGGAACCACCCGTCGGTGATCCTGTGGAGCATCGGGAACGAGGTCGGCGAGCAGTACACCGAGGAGGCCGGCGCGGACGTGGGCCGGCGGCTGAGCGCGATCGTCCACGAGGAGGACCCGCAGGGCCGCCCGACGACGGCGTCGATGAACTTCGCCAAGCCCGACATGGCGTTCCCCACGGCGACCGACCTCATCAACCTGAACTACCAGGGCGAGGGGATCCGCGACGCCCCGGCGTACTCGCACCTCCAGGGCATCACGACGTCGCCGCTGTACCCGGCCTTCCACGCGGCCTACCCCGACAAGGTGATCGTGAGCAGTGAGAACGCGGCGGCCGTGAGCAGCCGCGGGACCTACGTCTTCCCGGTCGCGCCCGGCATCAGCGCGCCCGTCAGCGACTCGACCGGCGGCGATCCGGTCCGCCACTACGTCAGCGCGTACGAGTTGTACACGGCGCCGTTCGGGTCGTCGGCCGACAAGGTGTTCCGGTCGCTCGACCAGCACCCGTACGTCGGCGGCGGGTTCGTGTGGAGCGGGTTCGACTACCTCGGCGAGCCGACACCCTACTACGACGCGCGGAGCTCGTACTTCGGCGTGATCGACCTGGCCGGCTTCCCGAAGGACCGGTTCTACCTCTACCAGTCGGAGTGGCGGCCGGACCACCCGATGGCCCACATCCTGCCGCACTGGACGTGGCCGGGCCGCGTGGGGGAGGTCACGCCGGTCCACGTGTTCACCTCGGGCGACGAGGCCGAGCTGTTCCTCAACGGCGCGTCGCTCGGCCGCAAGCGCAAGGGCGAGTACGAATACCGCCTCCGCTGGGACGACGTGGTGTACGAGCCCGGCACCCTCGAGGTCGTCGCGTATAAGGGCGGCCACGTGTGGGCTCGCGACCGCGTCGAGACGGCCGGCGCGCCCGCCCGCCTCGACGCCGAGGCGGACCGGGCCGTGATCGCCGCGGATGGCCGCGACCTGTCGTTCCTCACGGTCCGCGTGCTCGATGCCGAAGGACGCGTCGTGCCCGAGGCGTCGAATCGCGTCCGCTTCGAAGTCGACGGCCCAGGTGAGGTCGTGGCGACCGACAACGGGGACCCGACGAGTTTCGAGCCGTTTCAGTCCGCCAGCCGGCAGGCGTTCAACGGGCTCGCGCTCGGGATCGTCCGGCTCGCGCCGGGGGCGACGGCGCCGCTCACGGTGACGATCTCGAGCGACGGGCTGGCACCGGCGACGGTGGAGATCCACCCCTCGGATCGCTGA